One window of Aspergillus oryzae RIB40 DNA, chromosome 3 genomic DNA carries:
- the tpcF gene encoding glutathione S-transferase tpcF (glutathione S-transferase), which produces MTTPLQPLKLYGDRPTVNPVKVLILLNELSLPYTISSVPFTEVKSTPYLSLNPNGRLPTLHDPNTNLTIWESGAIIEYLVDRYDTSRRISFEPGTHDFYLAKQWLHFQMSGQGPYYGQLAWFKKFHHEPVPSAVERYVKEVNRVTGVLEGWLEKQAGVYGEGEGNGPWLVGGKLSYVDLAFVPWQRVPGMFVGVEDFDIEKYPFVKGWLGRMLAREGVRVGIEGEKE; this is translated from the coding sequence atGACCACccccctccaacccctcaaACTCTACGGCGACCGCCCAACCGTCAATCCCGTAAAagtcctcatcctcctgaACGAGCTCTCCCTCCCCTACACAATCTCGTCAGTCCCCTTCACCGAAGTCAAATCAACCCCCTACCTATCCCTAAACCCAAACGGCCGACTCCCAACCCTCCACGACCCAAACACAAACCTCACGATTTGGGAATCCGGCGCAATAATCGAGTACCTAGTTGACCGCTACGACACCTCCCGTCGCATAAGCTTCGAGCCCGGAACCCACGACTTCTACCTCGCGAAGCAGTGGTTGCATTTTCAGATGTCCGGACAGGGGCCGTACTATGGGCAGTTGGCGTGGTTTAAGAAGTTTCATCATGAGCCGGTTCCTAGTGCTGTTGAGAGGTATGTTAAGGAGGTGAATCGGGTGACTGGGGTTTTGGAGGGGTGGTTGGAGAAGCAGGCAGGGGTTTATGGGGAGGGTGAGGGGAATGGGCCGTGGCTTGTTGGGGGGAAGTTGTCGTATGTGGATTTGGCGTTTGTGCCGTGGCAGAGGGTGCCCGGGATGTTTGTCGGTGTGGaggattttgatattgagaagtATCCGTTTGTGAAGGGGTGGTTGGGAAGGATGCTGGCGAGGGAGGGGGTTAGGGTTGGCATtgagggggagaaggaatga